CCTCACCTCGCTCGCGCCGCGGGGCCGAAAGCCGATGACCTCTCGCCCCTTGCCGAAATCCTCGGCCGCCGCCGCCAGCGCCTGGATCGGCCGGATCTGGTTGCGCAGGAACAGGATGGCGATGCCGAGCAGGATGACGGAGGCGATCACCATCCAGACCAGGAAGATGTGACTGTTGGAGGCATAGGCCATGCCGCGCCGGGCGAAGACCTTGAGAATCGAGCCGTTCTCGAGCTGCACGCGGATTTCGACCAGCGCGGAATTGCCCACCGTATCGATCCAGAAGGGCCGCCCGGTCTGCAAAGCGATCTCGCGCGACAAGGCCGCGTCCAGAACGTCGAAGAACGGCCGCGGCCCCGCCGCCGGCAAGGGCTCGGGCGGCAGGATCTCGATCATCAGGTTGAGCCGGTCGCGGGCGATGCGCCGGAGCGTCTCGTAATCGCGGTCCTGCGGATAGGTCTTGTGGATGTCGATCAGGGCCGCGATGTCCTGCGTCACCGCCGCCGACAGGCGATAGGTGACGAGCTGCCAATGCCGCTCCATGAACACATAGGCGACGATCGACTGCAGGATGACGATCGGCGCGATCACGATGATCAGCGAGCGGGCATAAAGCCCCTTCGGCATGAACTCGTTGAACCGCCGCGCGAAACTCTCGGCCCGCTGGGTCAGGCCCGTGGCGAGGTTGGCGATGAGGCCGCGCAGGCCCCCATAGGTCGAGCGTGTCTGATCGAAACTGGCCATGCCTGGACTTTACCACGGCCGCCCTGATTTGCGCCAAGCCACAGTTTTCTATTTTTACCCGGATGATATTGACGAGAGCTTTCTTGGCGGCTATCTGGCGCTGATGACCGAACAGCCAGCCCCTCATCCCGCTACCCTCACCGCCTTCGAAGGCACCACCCGCATTGGCACCGGAGACCGGCTTGCCGTGGCATTGGCCGCCCATACGGCCATGGCCCAGGGCGGCGGCGACCCGATCCTCGTCTTCGATGATGCCAGCGGCGAACAGGTGGAATTCGACCTGCGCGGCACCGCCGGTGATGTCGCCGCCCGTCTTGTCCCTGTCCAGGCGCCCGAGCCGCGCGGCCCCGGCCGCCCGAAGCTCGGCGTCGTCGCCCGCGAGGTGACCCTGCTGCCGCGGCACTGGGACTGGTTGTCGCGCCAGCCCGGCGGCGCGTCCGTTGCCCTGCGGCGCCTCGTCGAGACGGCAAGGTTTGCCTCCGAAACAGGCGAAGCAGGCGCCCGTGCCCGTGATGCGGCCTACCGCTTCGCCACCGCCATTGCCGGCAACCAACCGGATTTCGACGAGGCGATGCGGGCGCTGTTTGCCCGCGACGTCAAGGCCTTCGAGGTACGTCTGGCACGCTGGGCCCCCGACCTTGGCCGTCACGCCCTTGCCATGGCTCAGCCCTGGTTCGCGGATGAGGGCAAAACCCAGTAACCGCAACGCTTCATCCAGCGTTCATATTAGAAACGATACAGATCCTTGGCACGTTCCCTGCTGGGTCAGTCAGACTGCCCCGGGGTGGGTTGGTGCAGAGTTGAGTGTGACGACGCGCACGGCCTCGAAGAAGGCCGGAAGGATGCTGGATGAGTGCCTATTCTGAGGCCCGCGCCGGGGGACATGGCGCGCGCCGCGTGAAGGATCTGGCCGTCCAGGCCGGGACTTCTGTTGCCCGCTTCGCAGCCAGCAGGCAGGGTGAGCTTGTCATCGCTCTTGTGGCGATCACCGCACTCTGGGCGCTCGCCGCGATCCAGTGGCGCCTCACCGACACCGTGGTTCCCTGGGATTCCAAGAACCAGTTCTATGCCTTCTTCCGCTTCCTCGCGACCGCCCTTCACGAGGGCTCGACGCCCTTCTGGAACCCCTACCACTATGGCGGCCACCCCAGCATCGCCGATCCGCAATCCCTGATCTTCCAGCCGCCCTTCGTGCTCTGGGCCTGGCTTGACGCCAGCCCGACCATGCTGGCCTTCGACGCCCTGGTCTATGGCCACCTGCTGGTTGGCGGCCTGGCCCTTGCCGGCTATGGCCATCGCCACGGCTGGCCGGCCGCCGCCTCCGTTCTGGCCGCTGCCGTGTTCATGTTCGGCGGCGTCGTCTCGGGCCGGCTGAACCATGTCGGCATCATCACTGCCTATGGCCTGTTCCCGCTGGCGGTCCTGCTGCTTGAAGTGGCCTTCGACCGCCGCTCATGGCTGGCGGCGATCGGTTTCGGCGCGACGGCTGCCCTGATCGCGCTTGGGCGCACCCAGACCCCGCTCATCCTGTCGATCATCCTGGTCGTGCTCGCCGCGCGCCATCTGCTGGTCCGGCCCGAGCCGCTCCGCTATGCCCTGACCCGCCTGCCCGTCCTGCTGCTCATGGGGGCAACCGCGCTCGCGCTGATCGCCGTGCCCATGCTGCTCACCGTGCAGTTCGCCGACTATTCCAACCGCCCGCATATCAGCCTGGATACGGCGCTGCTGTCGTCGCTCTACCCGGTCAACATCGCCAATTTCTTCGCGCCCAACGTGCTGGGCTCGCTGCAGCCGTCGTCGCTCGGCGACTGGGGCCCGAGCCATGGCACCCGGCCGGGGATCGACGGCACGGACCGGGCGTTCAACTACATGTTCGCCGGCAGCCTCACGGCCCTGCTCCTGGTCTGGCACGGCCTGGCTGGCGGACGGCTGCTTGCTTCCGGGCGCCGCGTCTTCGCCGTGGTCGCGGTGCTGGCGCTGCTCTATTCGGTTGGCCGCTACTCGCCGTTCTTCCCGCTGATGTTCCAGTATTTCCCCGGCATCGCGCTGTTCCGGCGGCCGGTGGGCGGCCTGTTCATCTTCATCCCGGCGCTCGCCTATCTCTCGGGTTACCTCGTCTCCGATTATGTGAAGCAAGGCCTGCCGGCGGT
This region of Phreatobacter aquaticus genomic DNA includes:
- a CDS encoding ATP-binding protein, which produces MANLATGLTQRAESFARRFNEFMPKGLYARSLIIVIAPIVILQSIVAYVFMERHWQLVTYRLSAAVTQDIAALIDIHKTYPQDRDYETLRRIARDRLNLMIEILPPEPLPAAGPRPFFDVLDAALSREIALQTGRPFWIDTVGNSALVEIRVQLENGSILKVFARRGMAYASNSHIFLVWMVIASVILLGIAILFLRNQIRPIQALAAAAEDFGKGREVIGFRPRGASEVRAAALAFIEMKRRIERQIDQRTTMLAGVSHDLRTVLTRFKLELALLPEGPETEAMLRDVDEMARMLEAYLAFARGDSGELPVETDVAALLEELRGDAERAGQEATVSFHGEPMVKVRADAFKRCLANLITNSARHADKVAIIGHRDHRWLSVTVDDDGPGIPMERREDVFKPFLRLDDARNVDEGGSGLGLAIARDIARSHGGEISLLDSPLGGLRATVRIPV
- a CDS encoding DUF2239 family protein — translated: MPGLYHGRPDLRQATVFYFYPDDIDESFLGGYLALMTEQPAPHPATLTAFEGTTRIGTGDRLAVALAAHTAMAQGGGDPILVFDDASGEQVEFDLRGTAGDVAARLVPVQAPEPRGPGRPKLGVVAREVTLLPRHWDWLSRQPGGASVALRRLVETARFASETGEAGARARDAAYRFATAIAGNQPDFDEAMRALFARDVKAFEVRLARWAPDLGRHALAMAQPWFADEGKTQ
- a CDS encoding YfhO family protein, yielding MSAYSEARAGGHGARRVKDLAVQAGTSVARFAASRQGELVIALVAITALWALAAIQWRLTDTVVPWDSKNQFYAFFRFLATALHEGSTPFWNPYHYGGHPSIADPQSLIFQPPFVLWAWLDASPTMLAFDALVYGHLLVGGLALAGYGHRHGWPAAASVLAAAVFMFGGVVSGRLNHVGIITAYGLFPLAVLLLEVAFDRRSWLAAIGFGATAALIALGRTQTPLILSIILVVLAARHLLVRPEPLRYALTRLPVLLLMGATALALIAVPMLLTVQFADYSNRPHISLDTALLSSLYPVNIANFFAPNVLGSLQPSSLGDWGPSHGTRPGIDGTDRAFNYMFAGSLTALLLVWHGLAGGRLLASGRRVFAVVAVLALLYSVGRYSPFFPLMFQYFPGIALFRRPVGGLFIFIPALAYLSGYLVSDYVKQGLPAVPRWALAILGGAMIGLFAWAIDFSTLSSKGWQAALETAKVLPIYGALIVLFMLARSPRARVIAASVAVAFTGGELVLRNAASSLNAEPRAYYSFLEKPMGEEARILGIVQRAIQASHTGSVRPRVEIVGLGGPWQNAAMVYGLEATNGYNPLRIGQYDRLVAPGESPYTALHRRFPNGSFPGYDCDLSKLLGLEYVVLDRPIEAMPHLHRRTVVETVMAGPKVWIYRLPNPAPRVALASRVRVADADELVDQGRFPARTASTTATGTEVMVDDDDDLSQSYVQAAANAQPGKAEIVSWRPDRVEIAVETRTTAVLTDHALWYPGWEVEVDGVRRPLLRTDVLFRGVEIPPGAKKVVFTYRPLSLENLKAAFDGMLGRDND